From a single Pyruvatibacter sp. genomic region:
- a CDS encoding M14 family metallopeptidase: protein MAGSGVRLDDVPGFFSASYEEARATFLEACATKEFSVESHRNTTVMGVNGEGLYTDVVRIGPDDTERLVVIMSGTHGIEGYCGSGCQSALIHDGAFDDLPRGTGVVLAHALNPFGFSYQRRVNESNIDLNRNFVDHAANAYPDSSAYSAIHDLIAPADYGERPQEWDAAVLAWIGEHGMDSFRQAVSGGQYVHPDGLFYGGTLPSWSNSMFRKLAQTYMQAPAQVRLIDIHTGLGPYGHGEKLGLGDGSAVRRAQAIWGDDVTDLGSGTSVSAAVSGDTGSAFFTEVPGSVEAAGIGLEFGTQDPVSVLTALRFDNWLHLHTDPTGDRAVPIKQLMRDAFYPDDAAWKKTVFEQTRQAVQQALS from the coding sequence ATGGCGGGGTCAGGGGTGAGGCTGGATGATGTGCCGGGGTTCTTTTCGGCCAGCTACGAAGAGGCGCGGGCGACGTTTCTGGAGGCCTGCGCCACCAAAGAGTTTTCCGTCGAGAGCCACCGCAATACGACGGTAATGGGTGTGAACGGTGAGGGGCTTTATACCGATGTGGTGCGCATCGGGCCGGATGACACGGAGCGCCTTGTGGTCATCATGTCCGGCACCCACGGCATTGAAGGGTATTGCGGGTCGGGCTGCCAGAGCGCGCTCATTCATGATGGCGCGTTTGATGATCTGCCGCGCGGCACCGGCGTGGTACTGGCCCATGCGCTCAATCCATTTGGCTTCTCCTATCAGCGGCGGGTCAACGAAAGTAACATCGACCTCAACCGCAATTTTGTGGACCACGCGGCTAATGCCTATCCCGACAGTTCAGCTTATTCCGCCATCCACGACCTGATCGCGCCGGCAGACTATGGCGAGCGCCCGCAGGAGTGGGATGCGGCGGTGCTGGCGTGGATCGGCGAGCACGGCATGGACAGTTTTCGTCAGGCGGTGAGCGGTGGCCAGTATGTGCATCCCGATGGCCTGTTTTACGGGGGCACACTGCCAAGCTGGTCCAACAGCATGTTCCGCAAGCTGGCGCAGACCTACATGCAGGCCCCTGCGCAGGTGCGGCTGATTGATATTCACACCGGCCTTGGTCCCTATGGCCACGGCGAGAAGCTGGGGCTTGGCGATGGATCGGCAGTCCGCCGGGCGCAGGCCATCTGGGGCGATGACGTAACGGATCTGGGCAGTGGCACATCGGTGTCGGCCGCTGTCAGCGGCGATACGGGAAGCGCGTTTTTTACCGAGGTGCCCGGCAGTGTCGAGGCGGCAGGCATCGGTCTTGAGTTTGGCACCCAGGACCCGGTGAGCGTGCTGACAGCGCTGCGGTTTGACAACTGGCTTCACTTGCATACCGACCCGACCGGCGACAGGGCTGTGCCGATCAAGCAGCTTATGCGGGATGCGTTTTACCCTGACGATGCGGCCTGGAAAAAGACAGTGTTCGAGCAGACAAGGCAGGCGGTACAGCAGGCGCTGTCCTAA
- a CDS encoding glutathione S-transferase family protein, translated as MTIRLYHCKGARSMRAVWCLEEMGLDYDLEVMPFPPRVFHKQFKEVNPLGTIPYLIESDAADPVADKNAIRMTESSAICHYLVTTKGPSPLNVTPDEPDYAEFLNWLYHSDATITFPQTVMIRYTIVEPEERRLPQAVEDYKGFFLGRLRMLDTALADGRTYLVADRFTIADIAVSYAVYLSTTLGITEAMTDNIKPWYERVTSRDAFKRAVEL; from the coding sequence ATGACCATCCGCCTGTATCACTGCAAAGGGGCCCGCTCGATGCGCGCCGTGTGGTGCCTCGAAGAAATGGGCCTCGATTATGACCTGGAAGTGATGCCGTTTCCCCCGCGCGTGTTCCACAAACAGTTCAAGGAGGTAAACCCGCTCGGCACCATCCCTTATCTGATCGAGAGTGACGCAGCGGACCCCGTTGCCGACAAGAACGCCATCCGCATGACGGAAAGCAGTGCCATCTGCCACTACCTGGTGACTACAAAAGGCCCGTCACCCCTCAACGTCACACCGGATGAACCCGACTACGCCGAGTTCCTCAACTGGCTCTATCACTCAGACGCCACCATCACCTTTCCGCAGACCGTGATGATCCGCTACACGATTGTGGAGCCCGAAGAACGCCGCCTGCCGCAGGCGGTGGAAGACTACAAAGGGTTTTTCCTCGGTCGCCTGCGGATGCTGGACACAGCCCTGGCGGACGGTCGCACCTATCTGGTCGCAGACCGTTTCACCATCGCCGACATCGCCGTCAGCTATGCGGTGTATCTGTCCACCACGCTGGGCATCACCGAAGCCATGACCGACAACATCAAGCCCTGGTACGAGCGCGTGACAAGCCGCGATGCCTTTAAGCGGGCGGTTGAGCTTTAG
- a CDS encoding alkyl sulfatase dimerization domain-containing protein, with protein MTDTSQKSATVATRKANKAIADSLNFADQASFGNARRGFIASIDPITITRERDGKVTYDLEAVKFLQGEAADSANPSLWRQAQLNGLNHGLYEVVPGIYQVRSFDIANMTLIKGDTGWVVIDPLTSSESSAAALALANRELGERPVTAIIITHSHADHFAGTLGVVDPADVASGKVPLVTPEGFTHEALSENVLAGPVMQRRATYMYGNLLKPDAKGFLTTGLGAALSMGTTGFVAPNDIISKTGETRVLDGIEIEFQMTPGTEAPAEMVFYFPQFKALCMSEITSHHMHNLYTPRGAQVRDALAWSAQINESIDLFGDRLEVEFASHHWPIWGRDAAVDYLKKQRDLYKYIHDQSLRLANHGYNKEEIAEQIALPPSLAKEFYNRGYYGTLNHNAKAVYVKYLGHFDGNPATLHPHPAAAAGARYVKFMGGADNVIAQARTSFDEGDYRWVAEVLNHIVMSDPDNGDARLLLADALEQMGYQAESGPWRNFYLSGAMELRHGVPDSRPLEVSEGMAAGMPLDNLFQAMAVRLNGPKADGKAYAFNFEFTDTGEAYELTLENCVLNYFPNRSNPKPTATLKLSTLNFKLLMLQIKDAATLMGEGALAIDGEALAFAELAGLFDRFSPKWPIVTPRPAWS; from the coding sequence ATGACCGATACTAGCCAGAAATCAGCAACCGTTGCCACGCGCAAGGCCAACAAGGCCATAGCGGATAGTCTTAACTTTGCAGATCAGGCCAGTTTTGGGAACGCCCGGCGCGGGTTCATTGCCTCGATTGACCCGATCACCATTACCCGCGAGCGCGACGGCAAGGTGACATATGATCTTGAGGCGGTGAAGTTTCTGCAAGGTGAGGCTGCTGACAGCGCCAATCCCAGCCTGTGGCGGCAGGCGCAGCTCAACGGGCTGAACCACGGGCTGTATGAGGTGGTGCCGGGCATCTATCAGGTGCGTTCGTTTGATATCGCCAACATGACGCTCATCAAAGGCGACACGGGGTGGGTTGTCATTGACCCGCTTACGTCATCGGAATCATCTGCGGCAGCCCTGGCGCTTGCCAACAGGGAGTTGGGCGAGCGCCCGGTGACGGCGATCATCATCACCCACAGCCATGCAGACCATTTTGCCGGCACGTTAGGCGTTGTTGATCCGGCGGATGTTGCATCAGGCAAAGTGCCGCTGGTGACACCGGAAGGATTCACCCATGAAGCGCTGTCGGAAAATGTGCTCGCCGGACCTGTGATGCAGCGGCGTGCCACCTACATGTATGGCAACCTGCTGAAGCCCGACGCGAAGGGCTTTTTGACCACCGGGCTTGGGGCAGCGCTCTCCATGGGCACCACAGGGTTTGTGGCACCCAACGACATTATTTCCAAGACCGGCGAAACGCGCGTTCTGGACGGGATCGAGATTGAGTTCCAGATGACCCCGGGCACCGAAGCGCCCGCTGAAATGGTGTTTTACTTCCCGCAGTTCAAAGCGCTGTGCATGTCGGAGATTACGTCGCACCACATGCACAATCTTTATACGCCACGCGGGGCGCAGGTGCGCGACGCGCTGGCGTGGTCAGCGCAGATCAACGAGAGCATTGATCTGTTTGGCGACCGGCTGGAGGTGGAGTTCGCCTCCCACCATTGGCCGATCTGGGGCCGCGATGCGGCGGTGGACTACCTGAAAAAGCAGCGTGACCTGTACAAGTACATCCACGATCAGTCGCTGCGGCTGGCCAACCACGGCTACAACAAGGAAGAGATTGCAGAGCAGATTGCGCTGCCGCCATCGCTGGCCAAGGAGTTTTACAATCGCGGTTACTACGGCACGCTGAACCACAACGCGAAGGCTGTGTACGTCAAATATCTGGGCCACTTTGATGGCAACCCGGCCACGCTGCATCCTCACCCGGCAGCGGCCGCGGGCGCGCGCTACGTGAAGTTCATGGGCGGTGCAGACAATGTGATTGCGCAGGCGCGAACGTCTTTTGATGAGGGCGACTATCGCTGGGTTGCTGAAGTGCTGAACCACATTGTGATGTCGGATCCGGACAATGGGGATGCCAGGTTGTTGCTGGCGGATGCGCTGGAGCAGATGGGCTATCAGGCTGAATCAGGCCCATGGCGCAACTTCTATCTGTCCGGTGCCATGGAGCTGCGTCACGGGGTGCCGGACAGTCGCCCGCTTGAAGTAAGCGAAGGCATGGCAGCGGGTATGCCGCTGGATAATCTGTTTCAGGCCATGGCCGTGCGGCTCAACGGTCCCAAGGCTGACGGCAAGGCCTATGCCTTCAATTTTGAGTTCACCGATACGGGTGAGGCCTATGAGTTAACGCTTGAAAACTGCGTGCTGAACTATTTTCCAAATCGCAGCAACCCCAAACCCACAGCAACGCTCAAGCTCTCGACGCTCAACTTCAAACTGCTGATGCTGCAGATCAAGGATGCCGCCACGCTGATGGGCGAAGGGGCGCTTGCCATTGATGGCGAAGCGCTGGCGTTTGCAGAGCTTGCAGGTCTGTTCGACAGGTTCAGTCCAAAATGGCCGATTGTGACGCCCCGCCCCGCGTGGAGCTAG
- a CDS encoding methyltransferase domain-containing protein has protein sequence MTDITNQPKGSGTASFIWQFLRNPKSVGAIAPSGKVLAGRMAAGLGAASRVLELGGGTGTLTQAIVAAGVPQPNLTVIEMNPDFIRSLTARFPNAHVVDHSAFEIDTLPADASNLDAVISGLPLVNMSPDNHRAIMRGSFNRLGDGGFYRQFTYKPKCPISQTVLNEFGLTARYEGMALRNAPPAFVYRIERA, from the coding sequence ATGACAGACATTACCAACCAGCCAAAAGGATCAGGCACTGCGAGCTTCATCTGGCAGTTTCTGCGCAACCCCAAAAGCGTTGGCGCCATTGCCCCATCAGGCAAAGTGCTGGCAGGCAGAATGGCGGCGGGCCTTGGTGCCGCATCAAGGGTGCTGGAACTGGGCGGCGGCACCGGCACACTAACGCAGGCCATTGTGGCGGCAGGCGTACCTCAGCCAAACCTGACCGTCATCGAGATGAACCCGGATTTCATCCGTTCCCTGACGGCCCGGTTTCCCAATGCACACGTGGTGGACCACTCAGCTTTCGAAATTGATACCCTGCCCGCCGACGCCAGCAATCTTGATGCAGTCATCAGCGGCTTGCCACTGGTCAACATGTCACCGGACAACCACCGCGCCATCATGCGCGGGTCATTCAACAGGCTTGGCGACGGCGGCTTTTATCGTCAGTTCACGTACAAGCCAAAATGCCCCATCAGCCAGACTGTACTAAACGAGTTTGGCCTCACCGCACGCTATGAAGGCATGGCCCTGCGCAATGCACCGCCAGCATTCGTGTACCGTATTGAGCGTGCCTGA
- a CDS encoding alpha/beta fold hydrolase, with the protein MWKYLVGGAVGVLVVVLGILYVSADRESMLAAEFRDGSGYLTVPLEGGVTAYKDMGPKDAVPLVIVHGATLGSIAYEAYYAPLLAQGYRVISYDQFGRGFSDRPEAPFTIDMMRTQLLGLLDHLEIERAALYGVSFGGAVIARFAAAHPERVRALGFQVPLISVESTGLGAMLGVPVANRFFSRVIVVPAIIERGESFGTDTDEQRRVVTHFKQQFEVEGTERMMRQMFVGDAMSSRLEDHAAIAAADIPTQFVYATDDPEILAETVEEAIALYDTPDVHTYTGGHFFSATRQDELAAKLAAFFKANGA; encoded by the coding sequence ATGTGGAAGTATCTGGTTGGCGGCGCGGTCGGTGTGTTGGTGGTGGTGCTCGGCATCCTCTACGTAAGCGCTGACCGCGAGAGTATGTTGGCGGCTGAGTTTCGCGATGGCTCCGGCTACCTCACCGTACCGCTTGAAGGTGGCGTGACGGCGTACAAGGACATGGGCCCGAAGGATGCCGTGCCGCTGGTCATCGTGCACGGGGCCACGCTTGGGTCCATTGCCTATGAGGCCTACTACGCGCCGCTGTTGGCGCAGGGCTATCGTGTCATTTCCTATGACCAGTTCGGGCGCGGGTTTTCTGATCGTCCGGAGGCGCCCTTTACCATCGACATGATGCGTACCCAGCTTCTGGGCCTGCTGGATCATCTGGAAATTGAACGGGCCGCGCTTTACGGGGTGTCATTCGGCGGGGCTGTCATTGCGCGGTTTGCGGCGGCCCACCCTGAGCGTGTGCGGGCGCTTGGCTTTCAGGTACCGCTCATTTCAGTTGAGAGCACCGGGCTGGGTGCCATGTTGGGTGTACCCGTAGCCAACCGCTTTTTCAGCCGCGTTATTGTTGTGCCTGCCATCATTGAGCGCGGCGAGAGTTTTGGGACGGACACGGATGAACAGCGCCGTGTGGTCACTCACTTCAAGCAGCAGTTTGAAGTTGAGGGCACCGAGCGGATGATGCGGCAGATGTTTGTGGGTGATGCCATGTCCAGCCGCCTCGAAGACCATGCAGCCATTGCGGCTGCTGATATTCCCACACAGTTTGTGTATGCAACCGATGACCCGGAAATACTTGCTGAAACTGTCGAGGAAGCCATTGCGCTTTATGATACGCCGGATGTGCATACCTACACAGGCGGGCATTTTTTCTCTGCCACCCGTCAGGATGAACTGGCGGCAAAGCTGGCTGCATTCTTCAAGGCGAACGGCGCTTAG
- a CDS encoding acetyl-CoA C-acyltransferase has translation MEKDPVVIVGAMRTPMGGFQGELSAVEATALGSHAIAAALGHAGLAADQVDEVIMGIVLPAGTGQAPARQASRNAGIPDEAGATAINKVCGSGMKAAMLGHDGILVGSSNIVVAGGMESMTNAPYLLPNARGGMRIGHGEIKDHMFLDGLEDAYDKGRAMGTFAEDTAEKYQFTREAQDAYAIESLRRAKTANEDGSFDGEIAPLSIKTRKGEVTISHDEQPFTASPEKIPNLKPAFRKDGTVTAANSSSISDGAAAFVMMRLSEAEKRGLTPIAAIRGHATNSHAPEWFTTAPVKAIEKVLNKAGWQTGDVDLFEVNEAFAVVAMAAMHDLGLPHDKVNVHGGACALGHPLGASGARIMVTLMNALRKRGETKGVASLCIGGGEATAIALEMLN, from the coding sequence ATGGAAAAAGATCCTGTTGTCATTGTTGGTGCCATGCGCACGCCCATGGGCGGTTTTCAGGGTGAGTTGTCCGCCGTTGAAGCCACAGCGCTTGGTAGCCACGCCATTGCCGCAGCGCTTGGACATGCGGGCCTTGCCGCTGACCAGGTGGACGAGGTGATTATGGGCATCGTGTTGCCCGCTGGTACCGGGCAGGCTCCGGCGCGCCAGGCCTCACGCAATGCGGGCATTCCCGATGAAGCGGGCGCGACGGCCATCAATAAAGTGTGCGGCTCCGGCATGAAGGCTGCGATGCTTGGACATGACGGCATTCTGGTGGGGTCATCCAACATTGTTGTGGCGGGCGGCATGGAGAGCATGACCAATGCACCCTACCTGCTTCCCAACGCGCGCGGCGGGATGCGCATCGGCCATGGCGAAATTAAAGACCATATGTTTCTAGACGGTCTGGAGGACGCCTATGACAAGGGCCGTGCCATGGGCACGTTTGCTGAAGACACGGCTGAAAAATATCAGTTCACCCGCGAGGCGCAGGATGCCTATGCGATTGAAAGTCTCAGGCGTGCCAAGACAGCGAATGAAGACGGCAGCTTTGATGGCGAGATAGCACCGCTCAGCATCAAGACCCGAAAGGGCGAAGTGACGATCAGCCACGATGAGCAGCCGTTTACTGCATCGCCTGAAAAGATCCCGAACCTCAAGCCTGCTTTCCGCAAGGACGGTACTGTGACGGCCGCCAACTCAAGTTCTATTTCGGATGGTGCGGCAGCGTTTGTGATGATGCGTCTGTCGGAAGCTGAAAAGCGCGGGCTGACGCCGATCGCCGCCATTCGTGGCCACGCCACCAACAGCCATGCGCCGGAATGGTTCACGACGGCGCCGGTCAAGGCGATTGAGAAGGTGTTGAACAAGGCGGGCTGGCAGACGGGCGATGTTGATCTGTTCGAGGTCAACGAAGCCTTTGCGGTTGTGGCCATGGCAGCCATGCATGACCTGGGGTTGCCGCATGACAAGGTGAATGTGCATGGCGGCGCGTGTGCGCTGGGTCATCCGCTGGGTGCGTCAGGTGCGCGTATTATGGTGACTCTGATGAATGCATTGCGTAAGCGCGGCGAAACCAAGGGCGTTGCGTCCTTGTGCATTGGTGGCGGTGAAGCAACCGCCATTGCGCTTGAGATGCTGAACTAG
- a CDS encoding MAPEG family protein, whose product MTIAIYCIAAMALLIFVLGFWVSIQRGRTNVITGIEADPTSGLNKAVRAHANAAEFVPILAVLMLYLGTQDVAAWVGWAMIIAAVSRYLVVIGFLTCATLEKPHVLKAVGALGTYLAGIALVVAAVMTVA is encoded by the coding sequence ATGACCATCGCGATTTACTGCATTGCCGCCATGGCGCTGCTGATTTTTGTTCTGGGTTTTTGGGTCTCGATCCAGCGCGGGCGCACCAATGTCATTACCGGCATCGAGGCTGATCCGACGAGCGGTCTCAACAAGGCTGTGCGGGCGCACGCCAATGCGGCTGAGTTCGTGCCCATTCTTGCAGTGCTGATGCTGTATCTGGGCACGCAGGACGTGGCCGCATGGGTTGGCTGGGCGATGATCATTGCAGCCGTCAGCCGGTATCTGGTGGTGATCGGGTTTCTCACCTGTGCGACACTTGAAAAACCGCATGTGCTCAAAGCTGTTGGCGCGCTTGGCACCTATCTGGCCGGCATCGCGCTGGTGGTTGCGGCTGTCATGACGGTTGCGTGA
- a CDS encoding Glu/Leu/Phe/Val dehydrogenase has translation MGSSDLDVCAYFERAAEALSLSDDVREILRHPTRSVAASIKVRMSSGAIRTFPAWRTVYSNALGPAKGGIRFHPSVNADEVATLSFLMTFKTSLAGLPFGGGKGGVAVNPRDLTSHELERLARGYVRALRYDLGEGRDIPAPDVNTNGTVLAWMADELAALEGTARTAGITGKPVSLGGIEGRAEATGRGAAKVVHTLRDHLGLGDKAALAIQGFGNAGAQFARDMVAEGYVITGLSDSSGSVVSRDGIDPVEAETYKREHGGLKGFADPAPDDDLRQADCDVLVPAALGGWIDGDNAARVAAGAVVEISNQACTVSGGDALEDRGIHVVPDILANAGGVSVSYLEWAQNLSGMQMSRDEVFADLDARMVRIAKAVAQRADEDSTGLRDAAYRIAALRLADALEAMGTQRLFNE, from the coding sequence ATGGGCTCATCTGATCTTGATGTGTGCGCTTATTTTGAGCGTGCCGCTGAAGCGTTGTCGCTAAGCGATGATGTGCGGGAAATCCTGCGGCATCCAACCCGCAGTGTGGCGGCCAGCATCAAGGTGCGCATGAGCAGCGGTGCTATTCGCACATTTCCTGCCTGGCGTACGGTCTATTCCAATGCGCTGGGCCCGGCCAAGGGCGGCATCCGGTTTCATCCAAGCGTCAACGCCGATGAAGTGGCAACACTGTCGTTTCTGATGACCTTCAAGACGTCACTGGCCGGCTTGCCCTTTGGAGGGGGCAAGGGAGGTGTTGCGGTCAACCCGCGCGATCTGACCTCTCACGAGCTTGAGCGGCTGGCGCGCGGCTATGTGCGGGCGTTGCGCTATGACCTTGGCGAGGGCCGCGATATCCCGGCGCCCGACGTCAACACAAACGGTACGGTGCTGGCGTGGATGGCAGATGAGCTTGCAGCGCTTGAAGGGACGGCGCGCACTGCCGGCATTACCGGCAAGCCCGTATCGCTCGGCGGCATAGAAGGACGTGCGGAGGCGACCGGGCGTGGTGCCGCCAAAGTTGTGCATACGCTGCGCGACCATCTGGGTCTGGGCGACAAGGCAGCCCTCGCCATTCAGGGCTTTGGCAATGCCGGTGCACAATTTGCGCGCGATATGGTTGCGGAAGGCTACGTCATCACCGGGCTGTCGGATTCAAGCGGCAGTGTTGTGTCGCGTGACGGAATTGATCCGGTTGAGGCTGAAACCTACAAGCGCGAACATGGCGGCCTCAAAGGTTTTGCGGACCCGGCACCGGACGATGATCTGCGTCAGGCTGACTGCGACGTGCTGGTGCCTGCCGCGTTGGGCGGCTGGATTGACGGCGACAACGCAGCACGTGTTGCGGCAGGGGCGGTGGTCGAAATCTCCAACCAGGCCTGCACGGTGTCCGGCGGCGATGCGCTGGAGGACCGGGGCATTCATGTGGTTCCCGATATTCTGGCCAATGCGGGCGGGGTCAGCGTGTCGTATCTGGAGTGGGCGCAGAACCTTTCCGGGATGCAGATGAGCCGCGATGAGGTGTTTGCTGATCTTGATGCGCGGATGGTGCGGATTGCCAAGGCTGTGGCGCAAAGAGCTGACGAGGACAGCACGGGGTTGCGGGATGCGGCCTATAGGATCGCCGCGTTGCGACTTGCTGACGCTCTTGAGGCCATGGGCACGCAGCGGCTGTTCAACGAATGA
- a CDS encoding efflux RND transporter periplasmic adaptor subunit — protein sequence MQPAAMLFIRAIVATLLALVMASGLAGAANAQGRGGPPQVFVQTATNSTFVDRIEAIGTLRANETVEITATVTDTVTGVYFDDGARMAEGDTLLTMADGEERALLEEENAAAEEARRQLNRAQSLVGQGTISRSVLDERRRSYETAVARRRALQSRLSDRVITAPFDGVVGLRRISVGALVTPGDVITRIHDDSVMKLDFSVPSAFLASLEPGIAIRAKARALNNRVFDGEISSLDNEIDPVTRSIIIRALLPNPDKVLRPGLLMSVELLRNPREAVTIPEDALVPIAREVYAFVAIEQDGATIAERRRITIGARRPGEVEVVSGLAAGETVVTHGALRLQPGQEIIIRATSIQGESLQQMLGPDAATNTPAGG from the coding sequence ATGCAGCCTGCAGCAATGTTATTCATCCGCGCCATAGTCGCGACCCTTCTCGCACTCGTGATGGCGAGCGGGTTGGCAGGTGCTGCAAATGCACAGGGCCGTGGCGGACCACCGCAGGTATTTGTGCAAACCGCCACCAACTCTACCTTCGTCGATCGCATTGAGGCCATAGGCACCCTGCGCGCCAACGAAACAGTAGAGATCACGGCCACCGTCACCGACACCGTGACCGGCGTCTATTTTGATGATGGCGCACGCATGGCCGAAGGCGACACGCTGCTGACTATGGCTGACGGTGAGGAACGCGCGCTGCTGGAGGAAGAGAACGCGGCCGCCGAGGAAGCCCGCCGCCAGCTCAACCGCGCACAGAGCCTTGTGGGTCAGGGCACGATTTCGCGCTCGGTGCTGGATGAACGTCGCCGCTCTTATGAAACAGCCGTCGCCCGCAGGCGTGCATTACAGTCGCGCCTCTCAGACCGCGTTATCACCGCACCCTTTGATGGCGTGGTCGGGCTGCGCCGTATTTCGGTGGGCGCTTTGGTAACGCCCGGCGATGTTATTACCCGCATTCACGACGACAGCGTGATGAAGCTTGATTTCTCCGTGCCGTCAGCATTCCTCGCAAGCCTTGAACCGGGCATCGCCATTCGCGCCAAGGCCCGCGCCCTGAACAATCGCGTGTTTGACGGTGAAATCTCCAGCCTCGACAACGAGATTGACCCGGTGACGCGCTCCATCATCATTCGTGCGCTGTTACCCAACCCTGATAAAGTGCTGCGACCTGGCCTGCTGATGTCCGTCGAGTTACTGCGCAACCCGCGCGAAGCCGTCACCATTCCCGAAGATGCGCTGGTGCCGATTGCCCGCGAAGTCTATGCATTTGTGGCAATCGAGCAGGATGGTGCGACTATCGCAGAGCGCCGCCGCATCACTATAGGCGCGCGCCGTCCCGGCGAAGTTGAGGTTGTCTCAGGTCTGGCTGCGGGCGAGACCGTTGTCACCCATGGCGCGCTGCGGCTGCAGCCGGGTCAGGAAATCATCATCCGCGCAACAAGCATCCAGGGCGAAAGCCTGCAGCAGATGCTGGGGCCGGATGCGGCAACAAACACACCTGCAGGCGGTTAG